Proteins co-encoded in one Gadus morhua chromosome 6, gadMor3.0, whole genome shotgun sequence genomic window:
- the dennd4b gene encoding DENN domain-containing protein 4B, with protein sequence MAEEKCPQLVDYFVVAGLDPAGSWRPLDEEGRASSSGAGGRAVDPVTDLAVIARGLGEEVPEGFTCIERTPGGHPAELSSGLLNNPHLYLCYRRGHAKPPILDLGVLYEGKEVLKQGWYVVETTPYSRSASLSSGGGPAAHRVFLTYRRALDSQGLHTLGVTDVSLLLPSRGETAPHAFCRVDKNLNTGMFGPAMYLCYKRAVAKANALVYEAGLISRYPEEDLESFPLPESVPVFCLPMGGTIESWPINTKYQLPVFSTFVLTSASGDKVYGAAIQFYEAFPRAVLSEAQCLALGLLSVVDRRPITNRSLHVKKSVCVLSHWPFFSVFQKFLTFIYRYSISGPHVLPLEKHISSFMHNVPFPSPQRPRILVQLSPYDNLLLCQPVSTPLPLSGASFLKLLQNLGPENACILLLAALTEHKLLLHSLRPDVLTSVSEALVSMTFPLRWPCPYIPLCPLQMADVLLAPMPFIVGVHSSYFDQHDPPPDVVCVDLDTNTIFQTEDKKPLSWRSFPRKPGKILFNSLTNLHKTLEQICTPGQEEATLEFLLTDYDQIYRRQKQLELEIQEAFLHFMSAVLRGYRSFLLPITQAPSDSTYDCSSLFNLQGFLKSRDRTQQKFYIQLTRTQMFTHFIEECSFVSDGHVCLEFFDECVQKVDVERPEEVRLIDLDESHGGEHTVFIMPPEEPQQADGSECPALYSYETFPVLRTELFDRPQDQLRIPANRSAPSSPAPRRTKQEIKVAQKRAQKYSTVPDMWSKCLLGHCYGLWFLYLPTFVRAEGAKVRALHTAYDVLKHMENCKVVLPDEVCYRILMQLCGQYGQPVLAVRVLLEMKKAGVTPNTITWAYYNKAVLESKWPSTNQGGRLRWAKLRNVLLAVAQFRQPIKRQQKSNSLGSEADVTMDSLQRPRPPYSLIRQNSWSGLSDSSSHESLTGPLVKSNSLNGMKAAAEKSGPCRLSGPPGTGTNGVSDPSSRKPPRGEASSAGPSPSLLLPPAGVLVQRSQVCLSTFYKDSSETEPADAADGSWPSAERDGRSGASRGPSGGRARNLDENSNNVASPTRGGLAGKLQQLLTPTRHRSSVRRAASVDDRRGGGGGGGGVRRVSEQRQSRKAQVAETLLRAKDRLVNATSESSLSVGSDIDLSDTPTPTYPLRRSWDANQEGVGLEVQMSSCSLCRTCNSLVYDEDIMAGWTSDDSNLNSSCPFCSASFVPFLSAEVRDPGPLSSRERGRLNAEEDEEEEEEEEEEAAPPGGSEDSPQHCNGVGDDTGSDTSSYSQSSRITTGSSASQPPQVTVAYLSPLVLRKELESLLENEGDGVLGQAQLLESHSILFWNLLWYFQRLGLPSHLLQLVRASAWVAPLARTLSLSDSAVVRVRLLWDTLSPDIEHWPPLYILWRIHSGASMRSYSWRRHNHPFSLSFLEEVLRWVGMNEVHKAVTLFLDTVSKHPSPRGLQRSVYREMLFLTLAAMGKDHVAAFDKKYKVAFNRLTGTLGRQELNRRRAQPPSAKAVDCRRSFQPTLEC encoded by the exons ATGGCGGAGGAGAAGTGTCCCCAGTTGGTCGACTACTTTGTGGTGGCGGGTCTGGACCCGGCGGGCTCCTGGAGGCCCCTGGACGAGGAGGgccgcgcctcctcctccggggcggggggccgggcggTGGACCCCGTGACGGACCTGGCGGTGATCGCCCgcggcctgggggaggaggtgccCGAGGGGTTCACCTGCATCGAGCGGACCCCCGGGGGTCACCCCGCAGAGCTCAGCTCCGGGCTCCTCAACAACCCCCACCTGTACCTGTGCTACCGGAGGGGCCACGCCAAGCCCCCCATCCTGGACctggg ggtgctGTACGAGGGGAAGGAGGTGCTGAAGCAGGGCTGGTACGTGGTGGAGACCACCCCCTACAGCCGCTCGGCCTCGCTGAGCAGCGGGGGGGGCCCGGCGGCCCACCGGGTGTTCCTGACGTACCGGCGGGCGCTGGACTCCCAGGGCCTGCACACGCTGGGGGTCACCGACGTGTCGCTGCTGCTGCCCAGCCGAGGGGAGACGGCCCCCCACGCCTTCTGCAGGGTGGACAAGAACCTCAACACCGGcatg TTCGGACCGGCCATGTACCTGTGCTACAAGAGAGCCGTGGCTAAAGCTAATGCTCTGGTGTATGAAGCAG GTCTGATCAGCCGCTACCCGGAGGAGGACCTGGAGTCGTTCCCGCTGCCCGAGTCGGTGCCGGTGTTCTGTCTGCCGATGGGCGGGACCATCGAGAGCTGGCCAATCAACACCAAGTACCAGCTGCCCGTGTTCTCCACCTTCGTCCTGACGTCAGCGTCAGGGGACAAG gtgtACGGCGCGGCCATCCAGTTCTACGAGGCGTTCCCGCGGGCCGTGCTGTCGGAGGCCCAGTGCCTCGCCCTGGGGCTGCTGAGCGTGGTGGACCGCCGGCCTATCACCAACCGCAGCCTGCACGTCAAGAAGAGCGTGTGCGTGCTCTCCCACTGGCCCTTCTTCAGCGTCTTCCAGAAGTTCCTCACCTTCATCTACCGCTACTCCATCTCCGGGCCCCACGTGCTGCCGCTGGAGAA acATATATCCAGCTTCATGCACAACGTTCCGTTTCCGTCGCCACAGCGACCGCGCATCTTGGTTCAG ctctctccGTATGATAACCTCCTGCTGTGTCAGCCtgtctccacccccctccccctcag cggggcCAGCTTCCTGAAGCTGCTCCAGAACCTGGGCCCGGAGAACGCCTGCATCCTGCTGCTGGCCGCGCTCACCGAGCACAAGCTGCTGCTGCACTCGCTGCGGCCCGACGTGCTGACATCCGTCAGCGAGGCGCTGGTCTCC aTGACCTTCCCGCTGCGCTGGCCGTGCCCCTACATCCCGCTGTGTCCGCTCCAGATGGCCGACGTGCTGCTGGCGCCCATGCCCTTCATCGTGGGCGTCCACTCCAGCTACTTCGACCAGCACGACCCGCCCCCCGACGTGGTCTGTGTGGACCTGGACACCAACACCATCTTCCA AACGGAGGACAAGAAACCGTTGTCGTGGCGATCCTTTCCCAGGAAGCCCGGCAAGATTCTCTTCAACTCCCTGACCAACCTGCACAAGACCCTGGAACAGA TCTGCACTCCGGGCCAGGAGGAGGCGACGTTGGAGTTCCTGCTCACGGACTACGACCAGATCTACCGGCGGCAGAAGCAGCTGGAGCTGGAGATCCAGGAGGCCTTCCTGCACTTCATGAGCGCCGTGCTGCGGGGGTACCGCAGCTTCCTGCTGCCCATCACCCAGGCCCCCTCCGACAGCACCTACGACTGCAGCTCCCTCTTCAACCTGCagg GGTTCCTGAAGTCGCGGGACCGGACCCAGCAGAAGTTCTACATCCAGCTGACGCGGACCCAGATGTTCACCCATTTCATCGAGGAGTGCTCCTTCGTCAGCGACGGCCACGTCTGCCTGGAGTTCTTCGACGAGTGCGTCCAGAAG GTGGACGTGGAGCGGCCGGAGGAGGTGCGTCTGATCGACCTGGATGAGTCCCACGGGGGGGAGCACACCGTGTTCATCATGCCCCCCGAGGAGCCCCAGCAGGCGGACGGGTCCGAGTGCCCCGCCCTCTACAG TTACGAGACCTTCCCCGTTCTGAGGACCGAGCTGTTCGACCGGCCCCAGGACCAGCTCCGCATCCCGGCCAATCGGAGCGCGCCcagtagccccgcccccagacGGACCAAACAG gagatcAAGGTGGCCCAGAAGCGGGCGCAGAAGTACTCGACGGTGCCCGACATGTGGTCCAAGTGCCTGCTGGGGCACTGCTACGGCCTGTGGTTCCTCTACCTGCCCACGTTCGTGCGGGCCGAGGGCGCCAAGGTGCGCGCGCTGCACACGGCCTACGACGTGCTGAAGCACATGGAGAACTGCAAGGTGGTGCTGCCCGACGAG gtgtgtTACCGCATCTTGATGCAGCTCTGCGGTCAGTACGGACAGCCGGTCCTGGCCGTCAGAGTTCTACTGGAGATGAAGAAGGCTGGAGTCACCCCCAACACCATCACATGGGCCTACTACAACAAG gcagTGTTAGAGAGCAAGTGgccctccaccaatcagggcGGACGTCTGCGCTGGGCGAAGCTGCGCAACGTCCTATTGGCCGTGGCCCAGTTCAGGCAGCCAATCAAACGACAGCAGAAGAGCAACTCACTTGGCTCAGAAGCAG ACGTCACAATGGACTCCCTCCAAAGGCCACGCCCACCGTACAGCCTGATTCGCCAGAACAGCTGGAGtggtttgagtgacagctccAGCCACGAGTCCCTGACCGGCCCTCTGGTGAAGAGCAACAGTCTTAACGGCATGAAGGCCGCGGCAGAGA agtcCGGCCCCTGCCGGCTGTCGGGGCCCCCGGGGACGGGGACCAACGGCGTCAGCGACCCCAGCTCCAGGAAGCCTCCGCGGGGCGAGGCCTCGTCCGCGGGCCCCTCTCCgtcgctgctgctgccccctgctggcgtGTTGGTGCAGCGCAGCCAGGTGTGTCTGTCCACCTTCTACAAGGACAGCTCGGAGACGGAGCCCGCCGACGCGGCCGACGGCAGCTGGCCGAGCGCCGAGAGGGACggcag GTCGGGGGCGTCCCGGGGGCCCAGCGGAGGGCGGGCGCGGAACCTGGACGAGAACTCCAACAACGTGGCGTCGCCCACCCGGGGGGGGCTGGCGGGcaagctgcagcagctgctgacCCCCACGCGGCACCGCTCCTCGGTGCGGCGCGCGGCCAGCGTGGACGAccggcgggggggcggcggcggcggggggggggtccgccgGGTGTCGGAGCAGAGGCAGTCCCGCAAGGCCCAGGTGGCCGAAACCCTGCTGCGGGCCAAGGACAGGCTGGTCAACGCCacctcagag AGCTCCCTGTCCGTGGGCAGTGACATCGACCTGAGTGACACCCCGACCCCGACCTATCCGCTGCGCCGGTCCTGGGATGCCAATCAAGAGGGGGTGGGGCTAGAG GTGCAGATGTCGAGCTGCTCGCTTTGCCGCACCTGTAACTCCCTGGTGTACGACGAGGACATCATGGCCGGCTGGACGTCGGACGACTCCAACCTCAACTCCTCCTGCCCCTTCTGCTCCGCCTCCTTCGTCCCCTTCCTCAGCGCCGAGGTCCGGGACCCGGGCCCCCTCAGcag CCGGGAGCGCGGCCGGCTGAACgcggaggaggatgaggaggaggaggaggaggaagaggaggaggcggcgccCCCTGGAGGCTCGGAGGACTCCCCGCAGCACTGCAACGGGGTGGGGGACGACACCGGCTCTGACACCAGCAGCTACTCCCAGAGCAGCCGCATCACCACG gGCTCCAGTGCGTCCCAGCCCCCCCAGGTGACGGTGGCCTACCTGAGCCCTCTGGTCCTGCGTAAGGAGCTGGAGAGCCTGCTGGAGAACGAGGGCGACGGCGTGCTGGGCCAGGCCCAGCTGCTGGAGAGCCACTCCATCCTGTTCTGGAACCTGCTGTGGTACTTCCAGCGCCTGGGGCTGCCCAGCcacctgctgcagctggtcAGGGCCTCCGCCTGGGTGGCACCCCTGGCCCGCACGCTCTCACtg tcggACAGCGCTGTGGTGAGGGTCCGCCTCCTCTGGGACACTCTGAGTCCAGACATAGAACACTGGCCCCCGCTCTACATCCTCTGGAGAATACACA GTGGCGCCTCCATGCGCAGCTACAGCTGGCGGCGGCACAACCACCCCTTCAGCCTGTCCTTCCTGGAGGAGGTCCTGCGCTGGGTGGGGATGAACGAGGTCCACAAGGCCGTCACCCTCTTCCTGGACACCGTGTCCAAGCACCCCTCGCCCCGCGGCCTCCAGAG gaGTGTGTACAGAGAGATGCTTTTCCTGACACTAGCTGCTATGGGGAAGGATCACGTTG CTGCGTTCGATAAGAAGTACAAAGTGGCGTTCAACCGTCTGACCGGGACCCTGGGACGCCAGGAGCTGAACCGACGGCGAGCACAGCCCCCCAGTGCCAAGGCGGTGGACTGCAGACGGAGCTTCCAACCCACGCTCGagtgctga